One genomic segment of Paraburkholderia hospita includes these proteins:
- a CDS encoding glucose 1-dehydrogenase — protein sequence MNQPVVLITGALSGIGRATAFAFARAGARLVVSGRRAAEGAALEAELRETGAEAFFVKTDVRHDEEVHNLVDQTVARYGRLDVAVNNAGTEGRSGPVIEQTADSYADMFDTNVLGTLLSLKHELRVMTAQRAGSIVNVSSTMGARGAAGASLYVASKHAVEGLTKSAALEAAAFGVRVNAVAPGPVQTPMLDRLTQTSERKAAFLDTVPLKRAGTPDEIAEAIVYVASAGFMTGEVLRVNGGRTAS from the coding sequence ATGAATCAACCCGTCGTCCTTATCACAGGTGCCCTGTCGGGCATCGGTCGTGCAACCGCCTTTGCGTTCGCTCGTGCAGGAGCGCGCCTCGTCGTGTCGGGCCGTCGTGCCGCCGAAGGCGCAGCGCTCGAAGCCGAATTGCGCGAAACCGGCGCGGAAGCTTTCTTCGTCAAGACGGATGTGCGCCACGACGAAGAAGTCCACAACCTGGTCGATCAGACCGTCGCCCGATACGGCAGGCTCGACGTAGCCGTCAACAACGCTGGAACTGAGGGTCGATCGGGGCCCGTGATCGAGCAGACCGCGGACAGTTATGCCGACATGTTCGACACCAACGTCCTCGGGACGCTGCTGAGCCTCAAGCACGAACTGCGGGTAATGACGGCTCAGCGGGCGGGCAGCATCGTCAACGTGTCATCCACGATGGGCGCGCGCGGCGCGGCGGGCGCATCACTTTATGTCGCGAGCAAGCATGCTGTCGAAGGCCTGACGAAATCGGCGGCCCTCGAAGCCGCTGCGTTTGGTGTGCGCGTCAACGCCGTCGCGCCGGGGCCCGTGCAAACGCCGATGCTCGACCGTCTCACGCAGACATCCGAGCGCAAGGCCGCGTTCCTCGACACCGTGCCGCTCAAGCGCGCCGGCACCCCGGACGAAATCGCCGAGGCGATCGTGTACGTGGCATCGGCCGGCTTCATGACGGGCGAGGTGCTGCGCGTGAATGGTGGCCGGACAGCATCCTGA
- a CDS encoding DUF4437 domain-containing protein encodes MFFSNNVKRMTIAAAIVVTIPALAAAAGGNSDLYADSSKVVPVTELKFYQDKEGLTVANGWGDPANGAHSNYIKMPGGTASGVHTHTYSYYGVVIAGVVANEPPGSKQDHPLAAGSYWYQKGGEQHVTKCISQTECIFFVTSKGAFDYLPTK; translated from the coding sequence GTGTTTTTTTCGAACAACGTCAAACGCATGACGATCGCCGCCGCGATTGTGGTCACGATCCCCGCGCTCGCCGCTGCGGCCGGAGGAAACTCGGACCTCTACGCCGACAGCTCCAAGGTCGTGCCGGTTACTGAACTGAAGTTCTATCAGGACAAGGAAGGTCTGACGGTCGCCAACGGTTGGGGCGATCCGGCAAACGGCGCCCACAGCAATTACATCAAGATGCCGGGTGGCACAGCCAGTGGCGTACACACGCACACCTACTCCTACTATGGCGTCGTCATTGCTGGCGTCGTTGCCAATGAACCCCCGGGTTCGAAGCAGGATCACCCGCTAGCGGCAGGATCGTACTGGTATCAGAAGGGCGGCGAGCAGCATGTCACAAAGTGCATTTCGCAGACTGAATGCATCTTCTTCGTCACATCGAAGGGCGCATTCGATTATCTGCCCACCAAGTGA
- a CDS encoding sigma-54-dependent Fis family transcriptional regulator has translation MSSSPVIPFAQNKTNSGGFIGAAPAFRQLVRLIDRVAPTDHALLIFGPTGSGKELVARRVHMRSARHDQPFVDVNCGAIPEHLVEAELFGHVKGAFTGAAENRQGLFQQVGKGTLLLDEIGELPLALQPKLLRVLETRTFRPIGSSTNLRFEGRVVASTHRDLRELSREGRFREDLFYRLAVFVLAVPGLEQRVEDIPALVAHFASQQARHLEFSPAAVRRLSQHAWPGHIRQLRNLISQLSVLAENTLIDVDTLEPFLANEGAGPVSRASLADMLLQLDGRNKLAAAEDLLIDRALERTAGNKSAAATLLGVGRKTIERRLKSREEHHREARKCLEHATALIEESRFAEAIPPLRRCLDVLQANPDQDAVRRLQFDAYRLLGMSLRSVHGWLYAEATACYAAALSIGEGICEPAEIAAIQFGVWTTQLTTLQLKQARATAQDMLQRAQNSRDRVSLDEAHVAMTNTLFWLGDSEEALACLARGNLLGVGRNDTRTGSQGIDLASLALTFEGLAAYQIGAFGQARRAMEMLILRSSEPGPHAFAHAVNLQGASWLACLFDDADRLGSLSSELESVSIANGFAFYRGVGQILRACHLSTLGHSDEAETIMLDGYDNHVVCNGGALFYSFMAWQHGELLLRAGRAQTCEAMLAGAVDETLARQERVYLGELLVTRARAQWALGDLTAAEQGLRTALSTALAFGSVPARVDAARYLADLLRSTGRRAEAIDTLERGLRTLPTDRTSRIASAVALLSELRHEVSLGNA, from the coding sequence ATGAGTTCTTCCCCGGTCATCCCGTTCGCCCAAAACAAAACGAATTCCGGCGGGTTCATCGGCGCCGCGCCTGCATTCCGTCAACTGGTCCGCCTGATCGATCGCGTCGCGCCCACCGATCACGCCTTGCTCATCTTCGGCCCAACAGGTTCAGGCAAGGAACTGGTTGCGCGCCGCGTGCATATGCGCAGCGCGCGTCACGACCAGCCGTTCGTCGACGTGAACTGCGGCGCGATTCCCGAGCATCTCGTCGAAGCCGAACTATTCGGGCATGTGAAAGGCGCATTCACGGGCGCTGCGGAAAACCGTCAGGGACTCTTTCAGCAAGTCGGCAAGGGCACGCTGCTGCTCGATGAAATCGGCGAGTTGCCGCTCGCCCTTCAGCCGAAACTGTTGCGTGTGCTCGAAACGCGCACCTTCCGTCCGATTGGTTCTTCGACCAATCTGCGTTTTGAAGGGCGCGTCGTCGCGTCGACTCACCGCGACCTGCGCGAGCTCTCGCGCGAAGGTCGTTTCCGGGAAGATCTGTTCTACCGGCTCGCGGTCTTCGTGCTCGCCGTGCCCGGACTCGAACAGCGCGTCGAGGACATACCCGCGCTCGTTGCGCATTTCGCTTCGCAACAGGCGCGGCATCTGGAGTTTTCGCCCGCTGCCGTGCGGCGGCTCAGCCAGCACGCGTGGCCCGGCCACATCCGGCAGTTGCGCAATCTGATCAGCCAGTTGAGCGTGCTGGCCGAAAATACCCTGATCGACGTCGACACGCTCGAACCGTTTCTCGCCAACGAAGGCGCCGGGCCGGTTTCGCGCGCGAGCCTCGCCGACATGCTGCTGCAACTCGACGGACGCAACAAGCTGGCCGCAGCCGAAGATCTGCTGATCGACCGCGCGCTCGAACGGACGGCGGGCAACAAGAGCGCCGCCGCCACTTTGCTCGGCGTCGGCCGCAAGACTATCGAGCGGCGTCTGAAATCGCGTGAGGAGCATCACCGCGAGGCCCGCAAGTGTCTTGAGCATGCGACTGCGCTGATCGAAGAGTCGCGCTTCGCGGAAGCCATTCCCCCCTTGCGTCGCTGCCTCGACGTGCTGCAGGCCAATCCCGATCAGGACGCGGTGCGCCGCCTGCAGTTCGATGCTTACCGGCTGCTCGGCATGAGTCTGCGCAGCGTGCACGGCTGGCTTTATGCGGAAGCCACCGCATGCTATGCGGCCGCGCTGTCGATCGGCGAAGGCATCTGCGAACCGGCCGAAATCGCTGCGATCCAGTTCGGCGTCTGGACGACGCAATTGACGACGCTGCAGCTCAAGCAGGCGCGCGCGACCGCGCAGGACATGCTGCAGCGTGCGCAGAACAGCCGCGACCGCGTGTCGCTCGACGAAGCCCACGTCGCGATGACCAACACACTCTTCTGGCTCGGCGACAGCGAGGAAGCGCTGGCCTGTCTTGCGCGCGGCAATCTGCTCGGCGTGGGGCGCAACGACACGCGCACCGGCTCGCAGGGGATCGACCTCGCCAGCCTTGCACTGACCTTCGAGGGGCTCGCCGCGTATCAGATCGGCGCATTCGGGCAGGCGCGGCGCGCGATGGAAATGCTGATCCTGCGTTCGTCGGAACCCGGTCCGCACGCGTTCGCGCATGCCGTCAATCTGCAGGGCGCTTCGTGGCTCGCGTGTCTGTTCGATGACGCGGACCGGCTCGGGAGTCTGTCGAGCGAACTCGAATCGGTGTCGATCGCAAACGGCTTCGCGTTCTATCGCGGCGTAGGTCAGATACTGCGCGCCTGTCATCTCAGCACGCTCGGTCATTCGGATGAAGCGGAAACCATCATGCTCGACGGTTACGACAATCACGTCGTCTGCAATGGCGGTGCGCTGTTCTACTCGTTCATGGCGTGGCAGCACGGCGAACTGCTGCTGCGCGCGGGCCGCGCGCAAACCTGCGAGGCGATGCTCGCCGGCGCCGTCGATGAAACGCTGGCCCGCCAGGAACGCGTGTATCTCGGCGAACTGCTGGTCACGCGGGCGCGGGCGCAGTGGGCGCTCGGCGATCTGACGGCTGCGGAACAGGGTCTGCGCACCGCCCTGTCGACGGCGCTCGCGTTCGGTTCCGTGCCGGCGCGCGTGGATGCCGCACGCTATCTTGCGGACCTGCTTCGATCGACGGGACGCCGCGCGGAAGCGATCGACACGCTCGAACGCGGATTGCGTACTTTGCCCACGGACCGGACCAGCCGGATTGCCAGCGCGGTGGCGTTGCTTTCCGAACTGCGTCACGAGGTTTCTCTCGGCAACGCGTAA
- a CDS encoding helix-turn-helix transcriptional regulator: protein MDHCATTFDVCYVPQRLARDDTCTESQAAMVKRVHRYVDAHLCDDQLSPESVLSALQLPRSTLYRLFQHEGGLGAYIRDLRLRHAADDLIRYPHALVLEIAFGLGFKSASVFTRAFRRAYGMAPQEYRALACK, encoded by the coding sequence ATGGACCACTGCGCTACCACATTTGACGTTTGCTACGTGCCGCAACGCCTGGCACGCGACGACACCTGCACGGAATCGCAAGCAGCCATGGTCAAGCGGGTGCATCGCTATGTCGACGCGCATCTGTGCGACGATCAACTCTCACCCGAAAGCGTACTGAGCGCGCTACAGCTTCCGCGCTCGACCCTGTATCGCCTGTTTCAGCATGAGGGCGGCCTCGGCGCCTACATCCGCGATCTCAGGCTGCGCCATGCGGCCGATGACCTCATCCGCTATCCGCACGCGCTGGTGCTGGAGATTGCCTTCGGACTGGGCTTCAAAAGCGCGTCCGTCTTTACGCGTGCGTTCCGGCGCGCTTATGGAATGGCGCCGCAGGAATATCGCGCTCTGGCTTGCAAATGA
- a CDS encoding acyl-CoA thioesterase, which translates to MLTREAIPQVLSRTSELLSADNLEGAPQKTFHHVIDIYLKDSNAFMNTYFARYFEWQGVCRERWFHECIHNNLLAAGGTFVTKRAHQEYVQETFPFQRVDCYLNTFQVRQCSAYLLFRFCVDGRPVSHGYQQILFAGMDKRIRRFPEGIIERVKEYEVILPSVTN; encoded by the coding sequence ATGTTGACTCGCGAAGCCATCCCTCAAGTTCTGTCGCGTACTTCCGAACTGTTGTCGGCCGATAATCTGGAGGGGGCCCCTCAGAAAACCTTTCACCATGTCATCGACATCTACCTCAAGGATTCCAATGCCTTCATGAATACGTATTTCGCCCGTTACTTCGAGTGGCAGGGCGTCTGTCGGGAACGCTGGTTCCATGAGTGCATTCACAACAATCTGCTGGCCGCAGGGGGCACCTTTGTCACGAAACGCGCGCATCAGGAATACGTGCAGGAGACGTTTCCGTTCCAGCGCGTCGACTGCTACCTGAACACATTCCAGGTCCGGCAATGTTCGGCGTATCTGCTGTTCCGTTTCTGCGTGGACGGACGGCCTGTGTCGCACGGATATCAGCAGATTCTGTTTGCCGGAATGGACAAGCGGATCCGGCGTTTCCCGGAAGGAATCATCGAGCGGGTCAAGGAATATGAAGTGATCCTGCCGTCCGTCACGAACTAA
- a CDS encoding alpha/beta fold hydrolase, with the protein MTRHTHQTAPTQFVEANGVRFAYRRFGTPNGEPNSVPLVMNIHFTGTMDHWDPAVTDGLAQNREVILFNNAGISSSSGTVPESIEEMAANAAAFVEALGLKQVDVLGFSMGGLIAQQLAITKPQLVRKVILVGTGPRSGEGMTSLTPEAQDIFGASYAHPDDLWLRVHFAPSEASQAAGRGFVERFRLRTENRDPEANDKVAPAQLAALAKWGAPRENPYDYLDALRQPTLVINGDNDVIIYSINSWILQQHIPNAQLIIYPDANHGSLYQYPERFVAHVDQFLSEAAARNA; encoded by the coding sequence ATGACCCGCCATACTCATCAAACCGCGCCGACCCAGTTCGTCGAAGCGAACGGCGTCCGTTTCGCGTATCGCCGCTTCGGCACGCCGAACGGCGAGCCGAACAGCGTGCCGCTCGTGATGAACATTCACTTCACGGGCACGATGGACCATTGGGACCCCGCCGTCACCGACGGCCTCGCGCAAAACCGCGAAGTGATCCTGTTCAACAACGCCGGGATTTCCAGCAGCTCGGGCACCGTGCCGGAGTCGATCGAAGAAATGGCCGCCAATGCCGCTGCGTTCGTCGAAGCGCTTGGGCTGAAGCAGGTCGACGTGCTCGGCTTTTCGATGGGTGGCCTGATCGCGCAGCAACTCGCGATCACAAAGCCGCAACTGGTGCGCAAGGTGATCCTCGTCGGCACTGGTCCGCGCAGCGGCGAAGGCATGACGTCGCTCACGCCCGAAGCGCAGGACATCTTCGGCGCATCGTATGCGCATCCCGACGACTTGTGGCTGCGCGTGCACTTTGCACCGTCCGAAGCGAGCCAGGCAGCAGGCCGTGGCTTCGTCGAGCGCTTCCGTCTGCGCACTGAGAACCGCGACCCCGAAGCCAACGACAAGGTCGCGCCCGCGCAACTCGCCGCGCTTGCGAAGTGGGGCGCGCCGCGCGAGAACCCATACGACTATCTCGACGCGCTCAGGCAGCCGACACTCGTCATCAACGGCGACAACGACGTGATCATCTATTCGATCAACTCGTGGATCCTGCAGCAGCACATCCCGAACGCGCAACTGATCATCTATCCGGACGCCAATCACGGCTCGCTGTACCAGTACCCCGAACGCTTCGTCGCACACGTCGATCAGTTTCTCTCAGAAGCTGCCGCACGCAACGCGTAA
- a CDS encoding sensor histidine kinase yields the protein MYSTLPAFVSALFLGFGVYVLLTEGVTRLSTPFAMMCMATFAWQGTWAFLFQTTSPETAGVLVKAGYFFILFLPTTFYHFVTELVERRDERPLLMASYALCVILAVLLVTSDEVVAGFGVHFFGDYPRAGRLHPVHVMQTVLLAVRSGWLLIVSRRQARARHRRRLLGLCLVSLCLYSLAASDYAVNYGYVFYPPGVIFIAVSLGILAITIVRHGLMRQYFLAATVAQEVAMPLEVIGMHADELGNALPELLRGYQLAVRHQLLVNGLYPGQSERLPTLTRAIRRQIDSTSTVVEMSLASFTLDRLDRRSFGPQSIRHCVESALDRYPFLPGERGRVSVIPIDAQLRFSGTDSLFVFVIFNLLKNALYAIESSGSGSITISAGRDGGFCVVHFNDTGPGIAADVLPHIFDPFYSTKAHGHAGGMGLDFCRRVCDAFGGTISCASTPGVLTTFTLRLPEPGSAADRAIHDPPARARRSRAGQGGIN from the coding sequence ATGTATTCGACCTTGCCAGCGTTCGTATCCGCGCTGTTCCTGGGCTTCGGTGTCTACGTCCTGCTGACTGAAGGCGTGACGCGTCTGTCGACGCCGTTCGCAATGATGTGCATGGCGACCTTCGCGTGGCAGGGCACGTGGGCGTTCCTGTTTCAGACCACAAGCCCCGAAACGGCCGGCGTGCTGGTCAAGGCGGGCTATTTCTTCATCCTGTTCCTGCCAACGACGTTCTATCACTTCGTGACGGAACTCGTCGAACGGCGCGACGAGCGGCCTCTGCTGATGGCGTCGTATGCGCTGTGCGTGATCCTCGCGGTGTTGCTGGTGACGAGCGACGAGGTGGTAGCCGGTTTCGGCGTTCATTTCTTCGGCGATTATCCGCGTGCAGGGCGACTGCACCCAGTGCACGTGATGCAGACCGTTTTGCTCGCCGTTCGCAGCGGATGGCTGCTGATCGTGTCGAGGCGTCAGGCACGTGCCCGTCACAGACGGCGCCTGCTGGGTCTCTGTCTCGTGAGCTTGTGCCTCTATTCTTTAGCGGCGAGCGACTATGCCGTCAACTACGGCTATGTGTTCTATCCGCCCGGCGTCATCTTCATTGCCGTCAGTCTGGGCATTCTCGCCATCACCATTGTCCGGCATGGGCTGATGCGGCAGTACTTTCTCGCCGCGACGGTCGCGCAAGAAGTCGCGATGCCGCTCGAAGTGATCGGCATGCATGCCGATGAACTCGGCAACGCGCTGCCGGAGTTGCTGCGCGGATATCAGCTTGCCGTGCGGCACCAGTTGCTCGTCAACGGGCTTTATCCGGGGCAGTCCGAGCGACTGCCCACGCTCACCCGGGCGATTCGCCGTCAGATCGACAGCACGAGTACCGTCGTCGAGATGTCGCTTGCGTCGTTCACACTGGACCGGCTCGATCGCCGGAGCTTCGGCCCACAGTCGATCAGGCACTGCGTCGAATCGGCGCTAGATCGCTATCCGTTCTTGCCGGGCGAGCGCGGTCGCGTCTCCGTCATCCCGATCGACGCGCAGTTGCGATTCTCCGGCACGGATTCGCTATTCGTGTTCGTCATCTTCAACCTGCTGAAAAATGCGTTGTACGCGATCGAGTCGAGTGGCTCGGGCAGCATCACGATCAGCGCGGGGCGCGATGGCGGTTTTTGTGTTGTTCACTTCAACGATACCGGTCCGGGTATCGCGGCCGACGTGCTGCCGCATATCTTCGATCCGTTCTATTCGACCAAGGCGCATGGACACGCAGGCGGCATGGGACTCGATTTCTGCCGGCGAGTGTGCGACGCGTTCGGCGGCACGATCTCGTGTGCATCGACACCGGGCGTGCTGACTACGTTCACCCTCAGATTGCCGGAGCCGGGTTCGGCGGCGGACCGCGCAATACACGATCCGCCGGCACGGGCCCGGCGCTCGCGCGCCGGGCAGGGTGGAATCAATTAG
- a CDS encoding glutathione binding-like protein, protein MTTAATTNVTEIDFYYWPTPNGQKVAILLEETGVTYQIHPVDIGKGVQLTADFEKISPNNRMPAIVDRQLDASVFESGAILLHLAERTGQFIPATPNGRVEVLQLLFWQMGGLGPILGQTVFFRTYASEQLPLAIERFTREAGRLYGVLNKRLADREYIAGEYSIADMAVYPWVTQHAAQGIAMDRFPNVARWLERVAERPAVKRAYALAEAVRPAQLTDEHRKQLYAQKQPTV, encoded by the coding sequence ATGACTACTGCAGCGACAACCAACGTTACCGAGATCGACTTTTACTATTGGCCCACGCCAAACGGCCAGAAAGTTGCCATCCTCCTCGAAGAAACCGGTGTGACTTACCAGATACACCCCGTCGATATCGGCAAAGGAGTACAGCTAACCGCCGACTTCGAAAAGATTTCGCCAAACAACCGGATGCCGGCCATCGTGGACCGTCAACTCGACGCATCGGTTTTCGAATCCGGTGCAATCCTGTTGCATCTCGCGGAAAGGACGGGTCAGTTCATTCCTGCCACCCCGAATGGTCGCGTTGAAGTCCTGCAATTGTTGTTCTGGCAAATGGGCGGTCTCGGGCCGATTTTGGGCCAAACGGTCTTCTTCCGTACGTACGCATCAGAACAACTGCCTTTGGCAATCGAACGGTTCACCAGGGAGGCGGGGCGGCTCTACGGCGTTCTGAACAAGCGGCTGGCCGACCGTGAATACATTGCGGGGGAATACTCGATTGCTGATATGGCGGTTTATCCATGGGTAACGCAACATGCCGCGCAGGGAATCGCGATGGATCGCTTCCCCAATGTCGCACGTTGGCTCGAACGCGTCGCCGAACGACCCGCCGTCAAACGCGCCTATGCGCTGGCTGAAGCAGTACGCCCCGCGCAACTGACAGATGAGCATCGCAAGCAGTTGTACGCCCAGAAGCAGCCCACAGTTTGA
- a CDS encoding cysteine hydrolase family protein, with translation MTKQALIVVDIQNDYFAGGKWILDGVDAAADNARNIIESARTNGDLVVHIRHETLSKDAAFFVPDTDGAQLHPKAANLPGELVIVKHHMNPFRETDLKKILDAQGIETVMVVGNMSHMCIDAVTRAAVDFGYSTTVIHDACATHALEFNGVSVPALQVHAAFMAALSFGYAKVVSAADFLNAECQRAN, from the coding sequence ATGACGAAACAAGCACTGATAGTGGTCGATATTCAGAACGATTACTTCGCTGGAGGAAAGTGGATATTGGATGGCGTCGACGCCGCTGCGGATAACGCACGCAACATCATCGAGTCCGCGAGGACGAACGGCGATCTGGTCGTGCATATCCGCCATGAAACGCTATCAAAAGATGCGGCGTTCTTCGTGCCAGATACCGACGGTGCTCAACTCCATCCGAAGGCTGCGAATCTGCCTGGCGAACTCGTGATCGTCAAACACCATATGAATCCATTCCGCGAGACCGACCTGAAGAAGATTCTCGATGCTCAAGGTATCGAGACGGTGATGGTAGTGGGAAATATGAGCCACATGTGTATCGACGCTGTTACCCGTGCTGCGGTGGACTTTGGCTACAGCACGACGGTGATCCACGATGCCTGCGCAACGCACGCGCTCGAGTTCAACGGGGTAAGTGTGCCGGCATTGCAGGTACATGCGGCGTTTATGGCAGCGTTGAGTTTCGGATACGCGAAAGTCGTCTCAGCCGCGGACTTCTTGAATGCCGAGTGCCAACGCGCTAATTGA
- a CDS encoding SDR family NAD(P)-dependent oxidoreductase, with product MNNLTGKTALVTGASRGIGRATAIALAQAGARVLVHYSSAEQAADSVVDAIRAAGGQADKVAADLRDANGPHELAKRVRSLTGERLDILVANAGISKAAPIEETTVEDFDDLFAVNVRAPFFLVQQLLPVLGEGSSVALLSSLAAHASVNNLSAYAATKGAVDTLVRHFASALGERGIRVNAIAPGVVETDMSNFARTDAGRDFTLGMQALKRVAQPDDIAGAAVFLASDDARWITGDTLRVDGGSKL from the coding sequence ATGAACAACCTGACAGGCAAAACCGCGCTCGTGACAGGCGCATCCCGCGGCATCGGCCGCGCCACGGCCATCGCGCTCGCACAAGCAGGCGCGCGTGTGCTGGTCCACTACAGCAGCGCAGAACAGGCCGCCGACTCCGTCGTCGACGCGATCCGCGCGGCAGGTGGACAGGCCGACAAGGTCGCGGCCGATCTACGCGACGCGAACGGGCCGCACGAACTTGCGAAGCGCGTGCGGTCGCTGACGGGCGAGCGTCTCGACATCCTCGTCGCGAACGCGGGCATTTCGAAGGCCGCGCCGATCGAAGAAACGACCGTCGAAGATTTCGACGACCTGTTCGCCGTCAACGTGCGCGCGCCATTCTTCCTCGTGCAGCAGTTGCTGCCCGTGCTGGGTGAAGGCAGCAGCGTCGCGTTGCTGTCGTCGCTTGCGGCGCACGCGTCCGTCAACAACCTGTCCGCGTACGCAGCGACCAAAGGCGCTGTCGATACGCTCGTGCGTCACTTCGCGTCCGCGCTCGGCGAACGCGGCATTCGTGTCAACGCGATCGCGCCGGGTGTCGTCGAAACGGATATGTCGAACTTCGCGAGGACAGACGCCGGCCGCGACTTCACGCTGGGCATGCAGGCGCTCAAGCGCGTCGCGCAGCCCGACGATATCGCGGGCGCCGCTGTGTTCCTCGCGTCCGACGACGCACGCTGGATCACAGGCGACACGCTGCGTGTCGATGGCGGATCGAAGCTCTGA
- a CDS encoding glutathione S-transferase family protein — protein sequence MNTELTLYESKASPNSRRVRIFLAEKGIEIPTKTVNLGEKEQFSAAYVAINPRRQVPALVLQDGTTIGEVPAIWRYVEEAYPAKPALLGTTPQQKALIAMWERRAELDGFAAVMEGVRNAVAGLKGRALSGPHAYEQIPEIVERSQLRVANFFADFNDRLKQAPFVAGDEFSAADITTLVTIDFAAGGMKMNVPAEFDALQAWYDKVSTRASSKA from the coding sequence ATGAATACCGAACTCACGCTTTACGAATCAAAGGCTTCTCCGAACTCTCGCCGCGTGCGTATTTTTCTTGCCGAGAAGGGCATCGAGATCCCTACTAAAACAGTGAACCTTGGCGAGAAAGAGCAATTCTCCGCTGCGTATGTAGCGATCAATCCTCGTCGTCAGGTTCCTGCGCTCGTTCTGCAAGACGGCACGACTATTGGTGAAGTCCCGGCAATCTGGCGCTACGTCGAAGAAGCGTATCCTGCGAAGCCCGCTTTGCTGGGCACGACACCGCAACAGAAAGCGCTGATTGCAATGTGGGAACGACGCGCCGAACTCGACGGATTTGCGGCAGTGATGGAAGGTGTGCGCAATGCCGTGGCCGGCCTGAAGGGTCGTGCGTTGTCAGGTCCGCATGCTTACGAGCAGATTCCTGAGATCGTCGAGCGCAGCCAGCTGCGTGTGGCCAACTTCTTTGCCGACTTCAACGATCGTCTCAAGCAAGCGCCGTTCGTGGCGGGTGACGAATTCTCGGCGGCCGACATCACGACGCTGGTGACGATCGACTTTGCAGCGGGCGGTATGAAGATGAACGTTCCGGCGGAATTCGACGCGCTGCAGGCGTGGTACGACAAGGTGTCGACCCGTGCTTCTTCGAAGGCTTAG
- a CDS encoding CBS domain-containing protein encodes MKVEDLMTKRVVTVGFDDTLDTVKDIFEQSGFHHLLVVEDRELQGVVSDRDLLRALSPFIDSVVETQRDIGTLSRRVHQIMSRKPITLRPDAEVSEAIQLFLAHPISCIPIVDGGSRPVGIVSWRDVLKVCSEMLKSPVDEGGGIEP; translated from the coding sequence ATGAAAGTAGAAGATCTGATGACGAAGCGCGTCGTAACGGTCGGTTTCGACGACACGCTCGACACCGTCAAGGACATATTCGAGCAATCCGGGTTTCATCACCTGCTCGTCGTTGAGGATAGAGAACTGCAAGGCGTGGTGTCCGACCGCGATCTGTTGCGCGCGTTGAGCCCGTTTATCGACAGTGTGGTTGAAACCCAGCGCGATATCGGCACGCTGAGCCGGCGCGTGCATCAGATCATGAGCCGCAAGCCCATTACGCTGCGCCCGGACGCCGAGGTGAGCGAGGCCATCCAGTTGTTTCTGGCGCATCCCATCTCTTGTATTCCGATTGTCGACGGCGGGTCGAGGCCAGTGGGAATCGTCAGCTGGCGCGATGTACTGAAGGTCTGTTCGGAGATGCTGAAGTCGCCCGTCGATGAGGGCGGCGGCATCGAGCCTTAA
- a CDS encoding glutathione S-transferase family protein encodes MLKILGKASSINVRKVLWTCAELNLPFEREDWGTGFQSTQTPEFLSLNPNGLVPVIKDADFVLWESNTIIRYLASRYDGAHLYPADPLMRAPVDQWMDWQATDLNRSWSYAFLALVRQSAVHQAEKAIATSIASWTAHMRILNGQLRATGAFVAGKQFSLADIPVGLSVNRWFSTPFEHTQFPAVSEYFERLSERPGFGAYCANGLP; translated from the coding sequence ATGCTCAAGATCCTTGGAAAGGCGTCATCCATTAACGTTCGAAAGGTGCTGTGGACTTGCGCCGAACTGAATCTTCCCTTCGAGCGGGAGGATTGGGGAACCGGGTTCCAGTCCACGCAGACCCCAGAGTTTCTCTCGTTGAACCCAAACGGTCTGGTGCCCGTCATCAAGGACGCAGACTTCGTTCTCTGGGAGTCGAACACCATCATCCGCTACCTCGCGTCGCGCTACGACGGCGCGCACCTCTATCCGGCAGATCCGCTGATGCGCGCGCCCGTCGATCAATGGATGGACTGGCAGGCAACGGACCTCAACCGCTCGTGGAGCTACGCGTTTCTCGCCTTGGTCCGGCAATCGGCTGTGCATCAGGCGGAGAAGGCGATCGCGACGTCGATCGCCAGCTGGACGGCGCACATGCGCATATTGAACGGACAGTTGCGGGCAACCGGCGCGTTCGTTGCCGGAAAGCAGTTCTCGCTCGCTGACATTCCCGTGGGATTGTCGGTCAACCGCTGGTTCAGCACGCCTTTCGAACATACGCAATTCCCTGCCGTATCGGAGTACTTCGAGCGCCTGAGCGAACGTCCGGGCTTCGGAGCCTATTGCGCAAACGGGTTGCCATAA